Proteins encoded within one genomic window of Micromonospora halotolerans:
- a CDS encoding ferrochelatase: MAYDALVLVSFGGPERPEDVLPFLQNVTRGRGVPPERLAEVAEHYLHFGGVSPINQQCRDLLAAIREDFAANGVDLPVYWGNRNWDPMLADTVAQMRDDGVQRALAFVTSAYGGYSSCRQYQEDIAAARAAVGPDAPLIEKLRQFWDHPGFVEPHADAVRAALAQLDPARRDSTRLVFTAHSVPVSAAATAGPHGGRYTAQLAETARLVHAAAAPDLPYDLVWQSRSGPPQVPWLEPDINDHLAALAGEGVTGVVVSPIGFVSDHLEVVWDLDTEALDTAKQLGLDFVRAGTPGTDPRFVAMVRELVQERNAPDGQRYFRRLGELPTWDTCPALCCVPPSRRP; this comes from the coding sequence ATGGCGTACGACGCGTTGGTGCTGGTCTCCTTCGGCGGCCCGGAGCGGCCCGAGGACGTGCTGCCCTTCCTGCAGAACGTGACCCGGGGGCGGGGCGTGCCGCCCGAGCGGCTCGCCGAGGTCGCCGAGCACTACCTGCACTTCGGCGGGGTGTCCCCGATCAACCAGCAGTGCCGCGACCTGCTCGCGGCGATCCGCGAGGACTTCGCCGCCAACGGCGTCGACCTGCCGGTCTACTGGGGAAACCGGAACTGGGACCCGATGCTCGCCGACACGGTGGCGCAGATGCGCGACGACGGCGTCCAGCGGGCCCTGGCCTTCGTCACCAGCGCCTACGGCGGCTACTCGTCCTGCCGGCAGTACCAGGAGGACATCGCCGCCGCCCGGGCCGCGGTCGGCCCGGACGCCCCGCTCATCGAGAAGCTGCGCCAGTTCTGGGACCACCCGGGCTTCGTCGAGCCGCACGCCGACGCGGTGCGGGCCGCGCTCGCGCAGCTCGACCCCGCCCGGCGGGACAGCACCCGGCTCGTGTTCACCGCGCACTCCGTCCCGGTGTCGGCGGCCGCCACCGCCGGCCCGCACGGCGGCCGGTACACCGCCCAGCTCGCCGAGACCGCCCGGCTCGTGCACGCCGCCGCCGCGCCCGACCTGCCGTACGACCTGGTCTGGCAGAGCCGCTCCGGGCCGCCGCAGGTGCCGTGGCTGGAGCCGGACATCAACGACCACCTGGCCGCGCTGGCCGGCGAGGGCGTGACCGGCGTGGTGGTCAGCCCGATCGGGTTCGTCTCCGACCACCTCGAGGTGGTCTGGGACCTGGACACCGAGGCCCTCGACACGGCCAAGCAGCTCGGTCTGGACTTCGTCCGCGCCGGCACGCCGGGCACCGACCCGCGGTTCGTGGCGATGGTCCGCGAGCTGGTGCAGGAACGGAACGCCCCGGACGGCCAGCGCTACTTCCGCCGCCTCGGCGAACTGCCCACCTGGGACACCTGCCCGGCGCTGTGCTGCGTGCCTCCCTCCCGCCGGCCCTGA
- a CDS encoding DUF3097 domain-containing protein: protein MAGRYDGDVLAGDWRRRKVIPEVDAEPDLVVEDADSGFCGAVVGFESGAVVLEDRHGRRRNFSLLPAAFLLDGRPVTLRRPARAPVPAARRRTASGSIAVDNVRAQVAKASRIWVEGVHDAALVERIWGDDLRIEGVVVEPLDGIDELAAEVRAFDPGPGRRLGVLVDHLVPGSKESRIVARVTSPHVLVTGHPYVDVWQAVKPRALGIPAWPVVPPGRPWKEGVCAALGVAEPADMWRHILSRVDSFADVETPLINAMERLIDFVTAP, encoded by the coding sequence ATGGCGGGGCGATACGACGGCGACGTGCTGGCGGGCGACTGGCGGCGGCGGAAGGTGATCCCGGAGGTCGACGCCGAACCGGACCTGGTGGTCGAGGACGCGGACTCCGGCTTCTGCGGCGCGGTGGTCGGGTTCGAGTCCGGCGCGGTGGTGCTGGAGGACCGGCACGGCCGGCGGCGGAACTTCTCGCTGCTGCCCGCCGCGTTCCTGCTCGACGGCCGGCCGGTCACCCTGCGCCGGCCGGCCCGCGCCCCGGTGCCCGCCGCCCGGCGGCGCACCGCCTCGGGCTCGATCGCGGTCGACAACGTCCGGGCGCAGGTCGCCAAGGCCAGCCGGATCTGGGTCGAGGGCGTGCACGACGCGGCGCTGGTCGAGCGGATCTGGGGCGACGACCTGCGGATCGAGGGCGTCGTGGTGGAACCCCTCGACGGCATCGACGAACTCGCCGCCGAGGTGCGCGCCTTCGACCCCGGCCCGGGCCGCCGGCTCGGCGTGCTGGTCGACCACCTGGTGCCCGGCTCGAAGGAGAGCCGGATCGTCGCGCGGGTCACCTCGCCGCACGTGCTGGTCACCGGGCACCCGTACGTCGACGTGTGGCAGGCGGTGAAGCCCCGGGCGCTCGGCATCCCGGCCTGGCCGGTGGTGCCGCCGGGGCGGCCCTGGAAAGAAGGCGTCTGCGCGGCGCTCGGGGTGGCCGAGCCGGCGGACATGTGGCGGCACATCCTGTCCCGGGTGGACAGTTTCGCCGACGTGGAGACGCCGCTGATCAACGCCATGGAGCGGTTGATCGACTTCGTCACCGCGCCTTAG
- the fabI gene encoding enoyl-ACP reductase FabI: protein MSGLLAGKRLLVTGVITDASIAFSVAKLAQENGAQVVLTGYGRLSLVERIAKRLPEPAPVIELDVTSTEHLAGLADKVREHVDGLDGVVHSIGFAPQSCLGGGFLDAPWEDVATALQVSTYSYKSLAMAALPLMSAGGAVVGLTFDATKAWPVYDWMGVAKAGLESASRYLALHLGKQGIRSNLVAAGPLRTIAAKSIPGFDQFEDAWAERAPLGWDLTDQEPAARACLALLSDWFPATTGEIVHVDGGYHAIGA from the coding sequence ATGTCCGGACTCCTGGCCGGTAAGCGGCTGCTGGTCACCGGCGTCATCACCGACGCCTCGATCGCCTTCTCGGTGGCGAAGCTCGCCCAGGAGAACGGCGCGCAGGTCGTGCTCACCGGCTACGGCCGGCTCTCCCTGGTCGAGCGGATCGCCAAGCGGCTGCCCGAACCGGCGCCGGTGATCGAGCTGGACGTCACCAGCACCGAGCACCTGGCCGGCCTGGCCGACAAGGTGCGCGAGCACGTCGACGGCCTCGACGGGGTGGTGCACTCGATCGGCTTCGCCCCGCAGAGCTGCCTCGGCGGCGGCTTCCTCGACGCGCCGTGGGAGGACGTGGCGACCGCCCTCCAGGTCTCCACCTACTCGTACAAGTCCCTGGCCATGGCGGCGCTGCCGCTCATGTCGGCGGGCGGCGCCGTGGTGGGGCTCACCTTCGACGCCACCAAGGCGTGGCCGGTCTACGACTGGATGGGCGTGGCCAAGGCCGGGCTGGAGTCCGCCTCCCGCTACCTGGCCCTGCACCTCGGCAAGCAGGGCATCCGCAGCAACCTGGTCGCCGCCGGTCCGCTGCGCACCATCGCCGCCAAGTCCATCCCCGGCTTCGACCAGTTCGAGGACGCCTGGGCCGAGCGGGCCCCGCTGGGCTGGGACCTCACCGACCAGGAGCCGGCCGCCCGGGCCTGCCTGGCGCTGCTGTCCGACTGGTTCCCGGCCACCACCGGCGAGATCGTCCACGTCGACGGCGGCTACCACGCGATCGGCGCCTGA
- the fabG gene encoding 3-oxoacyl-ACP reductase FabG yields MARTVLVTGGNRGIGLAIAQAFAKQGDRVAVTHRSGEAPEGLFGVRCDVTDAEAVDAAFAAVEAELGPVEVLVANAGITDDTLLLRMSEEQFTRVLDTNLTGAFRVAKRASTKMLRARWGRMIFISSVVGLAGGAGQVNYAASKAGLVGVARSITRELGSRNITANVVAPGFIDTDMTAGLPEERKAEIRKSIPAGRMASPEEVAAAVTWLASDAAAYISGAVIPVDGGLGMGH; encoded by the coding sequence GTGGCCCGTACCGTGCTGGTGACCGGCGGAAACCGGGGAATCGGCCTGGCCATCGCGCAGGCCTTCGCCAAGCAGGGCGACCGGGTGGCGGTGACCCACCGCAGCGGCGAGGCCCCGGAGGGGCTGTTCGGCGTGCGGTGTGACGTGACCGACGCCGAGGCGGTGGACGCGGCGTTCGCCGCCGTCGAGGCCGAACTCGGCCCGGTCGAGGTGCTGGTGGCCAACGCCGGCATCACCGACGACACGCTGCTCCTGCGGATGTCCGAGGAACAGTTCACCCGGGTGCTCGACACCAACCTGACCGGCGCGTTCCGGGTCGCCAAGCGGGCCTCGACGAAGATGCTCCGGGCCCGGTGGGGTCGGATGATCTTCATCTCCTCGGTCGTCGGCCTCGCCGGCGGCGCGGGGCAGGTCAACTACGCGGCCAGCAAGGCCGGCCTGGTCGGGGTGGCCCGGTCGATCACCCGCGAGCTGGGCAGCCGCAACATCACGGCGAACGTGGTGGCGCCCGGCTTCATCGACACCGACATGACCGCCGGCCTCCCCGAGGAGCGCAAGGCGGAGATCCGCAAGTCGATCCCGGCGGGCCGGATGGCCAGCCCGGAGGAGGTCGCGGCGGCCGTCACCTGGCTCGCCTCGGACGCCGCCGCGTACATCTCCGGCGCCGTCATCCCGGTCGACGGCGGCCTGGGCATGGGTCACTGA
- a CDS encoding IS110 family transposase — translation MTHPTVQVTAGVDTHKDTHTAAALDDTGRLLGTAQFAATPAGHRQLLTWLKQHGSVTVIGVEGTGAYGAGLTRYLHTQDITVVEVDRPDRTTRRHHGKSDPVDAEAAARAALTGRATGIPKQRDGCVEALRQLRIARTCAIRHRADVQQRLHSLTLTAGEALRGKLRDLSPTQLVRTCAALRPDPAHASNPDTATKIALRSLARRHQQLTTDITELDQLINPLVKAINPALSAAYGVGPEVAGQLLVTAGDNPHRLRTEAAFAMLCGVAPLPASSGKTHRHRLNRGGDRQANCALYRIAVTRIALTRLARDPRTRAYRDRRIKQGLSTTEAIRCLKRYIAREIYVLLTT, via the coding sequence CGCAGGTGTCGATACGCATAAAGACACCCACACCGCCGCCGCGCTCGACGACACGGGCCGGCTCCTGGGAACCGCGCAGTTCGCAGCCACACCAGCAGGGCACCGGCAACTGCTGACCTGGCTGAAGCAACACGGCAGCGTCACCGTCATCGGTGTCGAGGGCACCGGCGCCTACGGCGCCGGTCTCACCCGCTACCTGCACACGCAGGACATCACCGTGGTCGAGGTCGACCGACCCGACCGCACCACCCGCCGTCACCACGGCAAGAGTGATCCGGTCGATGCCGAAGCCGCCGCCCGCGCTGCTCTGACCGGACGCGCCACCGGCATCCCGAAACAACGCGACGGATGCGTGGAAGCCCTGCGCCAACTCCGGATCGCCCGTACCTGCGCGATCCGGCACCGCGCCGACGTGCAGCAACGTCTGCACTCACTGACCCTCACCGCCGGCGAAGCACTACGCGGCAAACTGCGTGACCTCAGCCCCACACAGCTGGTCCGCACATGCGCCGCGCTACGCCCCGACCCTGCCCACGCCAGCAACCCCGACACCGCAACCAAGATCGCGCTGCGCAGCCTCGCCCGCCGCCACCAGCAACTGACCACCGACATCACCGAACTCGACCAACTGATCAACCCGCTGGTCAAAGCAATCAACCCGGCTCTGTCCGCCGCCTACGGCGTCGGACCCGAAGTCGCCGGACAACTCCTGGTCACCGCCGGCGACAACCCCCACCGCCTACGCACCGAAGCCGCCTTCGCCATGCTCTGCGGCGTCGCACCCCTACCCGCCAGCAGCGGCAAAACCCACCGCCACCGACTCAACCGCGGCGGCGACCGCCAAGCCAACTGCGCCCTCTACCGCATCGCCGTGACCCGCATCGCCCTGACCCGCCTCGCCCGCGACCCCCGCACCCGCGCCTACCGCGACCGCCGCATCAAGCAAGGCCTCAGCACCACCGAAGCCATCCGATGCCTCAAGCGCTACATCGCCCGCGAAATCTACGTCCTACTCACCACTTGA
- a CDS encoding HAD-IIA family hydrolase — translation MGHLPGAVLRASLPPALSPATFDNPWGRHMHDRKPVQSWLTDMDGVLVHEGQPVPGAPEFVKKLRASGKPFLVLTNNSIYTPRDLRARLARMGLDVPEEAIWSSALATAQFLADQRPGGTAYVIGEAGLTTALHAVGYVLSDFAPDYVVLGETRTYSFEAITKAIRLINDGARFICTNPDATGPSVEGALPAAGSVAAMISKATGVEPYFVGKPNPMMMRSALNTIDAHSESTAMIGDRMDTDILCGLEAGLETILVLTGISSRAEAERYPYRPSRVVGSVADLIDEV, via the coding sequence CTGGGACACCTGCCCGGCGCTGTGCTGCGTGCCTCCCTCCCGCCGGCCCTGAGCCCGGCCACCTTCGACAACCCGTGGGGACGACACATGCATGACCGCAAGCCGGTGCAGAGCTGGCTCACCGACATGGACGGCGTGCTGGTGCACGAGGGCCAGCCGGTGCCCGGCGCGCCGGAGTTCGTCAAGAAGCTGCGCGCCTCCGGCAAGCCGTTCCTGGTGCTCACCAACAACTCCATCTACACGCCCCGGGACCTGCGGGCCCGGCTGGCCCGGATGGGGCTGGACGTGCCGGAGGAGGCGATCTGGTCGTCCGCGCTGGCCACCGCCCAGTTCCTGGCCGACCAGCGGCCGGGCGGCACCGCGTACGTGATCGGCGAGGCCGGTCTCACCACGGCCCTGCACGCGGTGGGCTACGTGCTCAGCGACTTCGCCCCCGACTACGTGGTGCTGGGGGAGACCCGCACCTACAGCTTCGAGGCGATCACCAAGGCGATCCGGCTGATCAACGACGGGGCCCGGTTCATCTGCACCAACCCGGACGCGACCGGCCCGTCGGTGGAGGGCGCGCTGCCGGCCGCCGGCTCGGTGGCCGCGATGATCTCCAAGGCGACCGGGGTGGAGCCGTACTTCGTGGGCAAGCCGAACCCGATGATGATGCGCTCGGCGTTGAACACCATCGACGCGCACTCCGAGTCGACCGCCATGATCGGTGACCGGATGGACACCGACATCCTCTGCGGCCTGGAGGCCGGGCTGGAGACGATCCTGGTGCTCACCGGGATCAGCAGCCGGGCCGAGGCCGAGCGCTACCCCTACCGGCCGTCCCGCGTCGTCGGCTCGGTGGCCGACCTGATCGACGAGGTCTGA